GAGTTGGCGGGTCCGATCGCCGTCCAATGGGGCCTGCGACTGGCCGGTGAACAACAGCCGCATGCGGCACCGAACCGGGAGGCCAAGCGATGAGCCTGGAAGCCTTCGCCACCTCGCGCCCCTTGACCATGGGCGTCGAGCTGGAACTGCAAATCGTCAACCGGCACGATTACGACCTGATGCCGGGCTCCAAGGACCTGCTGCGCGTGATGGAGGGCGTGGCCCTGCCGGGCGATGTGACTCCGGAGATCACCGACAGCATGATCGAGCTCTGCACCAATGTGTGCGACAGCTACGACCAGGTGCTGGAACAGCTCACCATCACCCGTGATGCGCTGGTCCGCAGCGCCGACAAGCTCAACCTCGGCCTGTCGGGCGGCGGCACGCATCCCTATCAGCACTGGAGCAAGCAGCGCATCTTCGACAAGCCGCGCTTCCAGGAGATCTCCGGCCTGTACGGCTACCTGAGCAAGCAATTCACCGTGTTCGGGCAGCATGTGCACATCGGCTGCGAGGGGCCGGACCAGGCCTTGCGGCTGCTGCACGGCCTGTCGCGCTACATCCCGCATCTGATCGCGCTGTCGGCGTCGTCACCGTATGTGCAGGGCAACGACACCGGCTTTCATTCGGCGCGGTTGAACTCGGTCTTCGCCTTCCCGCTCTCGGGCCGAGCGCCCTTTGTGCTGACCTGGGACGACTTCCTCATCTACTTCGAGAAGATGACGCGCACCGGGGTGGTCCGCAGCATGAAGGACTTCTATTGGGACATCCGTCCCAAGCCGGAGTACGGGACGATCGAGGTCCGGGTGCTGGACACGCCGCTGACGATCGAGAAGGCCTCTGCCTTGGCCGCGCTGATCCAGTGTCTGGCCCGTTGGATCAGCCACGACCGGCCATTCGAGCTGGCCGAGGACGACTACCTGCCCTACACCTTCAATCGTTTCCAGGCCTGCCGATTCGGGCTGGATGGGACCTTTGTCGATCCGAAGTCCGGCGAACACCGCAGCCTGCGCGAGGACCTGAACGTCACCCTGCATGCGCTGGAGCCGCACGCGGTGGCGCTGCGCGCCGAACCGGCGCTGCGCTACATCCGCGAGGAAATGCGCTGGCAGGGCAATGACGCCACCTGGGCGCGCGGGGTGTTCGAGAAGGAGCAACTGCTCAACGAGCTGGTCCGCCAGCAGTGCGAGCGCTGGGCCGGCCGGCCGATCTGAGCGCGCGAGGACCGCAGGGGCCGGGCGCTCGACCGAGCTCCCGAGCTCCCGTGCTTCCGAAACCCGCGGCCCGCGGCCCCTCATTCAGACTCGGGCATCGACTCGCGCTTGGACCTGCGCATCCGCCCGACTTACGCCGCGGCGGCGGTGGCGGCCGTGACGGCCACCGCGCCGTCATTGGCGCTCGGCGCCGGCGCATGCGGCGGGCTGATGGTGGCGGCACCCTCGCGGCCCTCCTCATCGACACCGCATTCGATGAGTCCGAGCATGCCGAGCCCTTCGCGCTGAAGTTCTCGCACGATGCTGACGGCGTCGCGCATCGGGTCGCCTTCGTGGCCGTTCTCGTCGATCACGGCCAGCATGGAGGCGCTGCACATCAGCACCCGGCGGAGGTTGGCGAGGGCGGAGCCGACGGAGAGGTCGGTCCTCACGCAGAGCGCATCGGCGCCGAGGCGATGGCCGAAGACGCGCGCCTCGCTCATGCCCCAGGTCTGCTGCAAGGTGACGACGGTGCGTTCATCGCATCCGGTCAGAGGCTTGCGATCACGCAGGCGCTTGATGCGGTCGGCGTTCATGAAGGGGCGACAGATTGCTTCGAAGGATTCCATGGGGGTACTCCAGTGAACGGAAGGACCCGGTCGACGTGCCGGGACTTTGGATCGGAGTGTCTTGACTCACCGGCGCCAATGGTCCGACGAGCGAAGGATGGAATCTCTGACGAATTTCAAGTTCACCGGGCGTTCCCCAGCAGTGGGGAAGCATGGGGGGATGGTGGGGGGGCCCGCCTTCCGGCGCGACTCCATCACATCAATGCGTGATTGCGGCGACTCGGCGGCTTCAGGCGATGTCGTGTCACACGCTGCACTGCGGGTGATGTCGTTCAGGGACGCCAAGCCAGCCGCTGAGGTGAGCGCGGCCTGCGCAAGTGCAGGCTTGCATCAATCAAGTGGTGTAGAGGCTGCTGCGCTGAAGCCGGTCCAGTGCGTAGGCGACGGCTTCCGCGTCGAACAACTTGCGCTTGCGCGCGCCCGCACCAGCCGCATTTTCAGCTGGCCAATCGGACAGCGCGTCCAACAAGACATTCACCTCGGGACGCGTTTTTTCTTGGCTCAGAAGCCAATCGACAGAAGCCAGTAGCTCCATGCCAAATGGCGACTGAAAACCATCGATAAGCTGGTCCGTCGCTTCCAGGGCAGGCAGGAGGTGTTTGACTTCGCTCTTCAAGAACGCCAGCACCACGGCCTTGCGCCCGTCGTCAAACCAAATCACGTTCGCGGGATCCGCATCGGCGATACGTTTGTCGCTATGCAGATAGCTGCCGTCAAGACTGTCGAGCAACTTGTTCAGATTCATCGCATACGGTCCGTATCGATGCGCCTTGAAGTTGAACTTCAGCGGGTTGTCGAGCTGCAGATGCTTGAGGTGACGTTCGAGAAACCACGCCAGTTTCTGCACTTCCAGCAGGCTGCAATCCATGCCCAGCACGCTGTAGCGTCGCACCATCTCGGCGACCAAGGCCCGCGCGGGGGTCAACGTCTCCACACCCGCCCGCTTGGCTACGTTCTGATATTGGCTGGTGGGCTCGTAGACGGTGACCTGCACATCCTTCAGATCGCCGAGCGCCGCCTCGATGCGCGCTCGGACCGTCGGCCAGTCCAGGCCCCCGTTGCCTGCTCCCAGCGGGGGCACTGCGATGGACTTCACTTGACGAGTGACGAGGAAATCGCGGAGATCATCGAGTCCGGCGTCGATCCATTCCAGCTTGGATGGCGAGCGCCAATGTTGCTTGGTCGGAAAGTTCACGATCCAGCGGGGGCCGCCAAGCTCAGCGGGTTCGGTCACGAACATCCGACCCACCTCGACCTCTTGCGATTTGCAAGCTTCTGAATACAGCTGATAGTTTCGGGCGAACCGTTCCTTGAACATCAAGGCGATGCCCTTGCCCATCACGCCGACGGTATTGACCGTGTTGACCAGCGCCTCAGCGCCAGACTCCAGCAGGTTGCCTTGGGTATAGGAGATCATCAGAAGTACCAGTTGGGGCGGGAAGCTCCTGGTTGCCGATGCTCACCCACTCCGCATGCCGGACCTTGCTGCTCGCGCAATGGATGCCGTGGCCAAGAATCCAATCCACGTTATCTCGGTGGGTGATGCGCCAGATCAACGCCTTCGCGGAATTGAGTTGGGTATAAATCACAGGGGCGGATGAAGTAATTGGGTGTGACACGCGCTGCGCCTGCGAAAGCATATGCGCGCGCACGGCATCACGAAGTGTGATTGAGCAAACCCAACTGCTCCGGCGACCCCACATTCGCCCAAGCCCCTTCATACAGCTCAGCCGTGACGGCCCGCGCCCGGATCGCGCGGTCCAGGCTCAGGCGGATGCGCTGATGCTGTCCGGCTGGCACACCGTCGAAGAAGGCGCGGCGGTACAGCCCGATGTTGCTGTAGACCTGCAGCTCGCCGTCCAGCGTGGCGAACCCTTGCGGATCGATTCCGAAGTCGCCGACCGGATGCCGAGGTTGCGGCGGTACGAACCACAGATGCGCCAACTGCGGACTGGCCGCGAAGGTCGCCGCGATCGAGGCGTCGAAGCAGAAGTCGGGGATGAAGATGTCTGCGGAGACCGCCCAGAAGCAGTCGTCGCCGTCTGCGCAGAGCAGGTCGAGCGCCGTCGCGATGCCGCCGCCGGTCTCCAGGGCCTGGCCGTAGCGCTGGCCCTCATGGCTGTAGTGCAGCCGCACACCGAAGCGCGCGCCATCGCCCAGTGTGGCTTCGAACTGCTCCGCCAGCCAGGCCGTGTTGATCACGATGTCGTGAATGCCGGCGGCAGCGAAGGCCTCGATGTGCCATTCGATCAAGGGCTTGCCGCGCACCTTCAGCAAGGGCTTGGGGGTGTGGTCGGTCAGCGGCCGCATGCGCTCGCCGCGCCCGGCCGCGAGGATCATCGCTCGCATCGTCATCCCGAAAAATTCTGGCGAAGTGTAGAGGCCTGTCCCGCCAACTCATCGAGGCGGCGGCTGGGGGGCCGACACCTGCATTCAGGGGGAGGGCCTACAATTTGGGGTTTGCCCCAACAACTCCTGCCCGGAACCAACATGGCCGAGACCCGCGCTGCCGCCGTCACCCCAAATACCACCCAGATGGCCAACGCCATCCGTGCCCTGGCCATGGACGCCGTCCAGCAAGCCAATTCGGGCCATCCGGGCGCCCCGATGGGCATGGCGGAAATCGCCGTGGCGCTGTGGAAGCGTCATCTGCGCCACAACCCGGCCAATCCGCACTGGGCCGACCGCGACCGCTTCGTGCTGTCCAATGGCCACGGCTCCATGCTGATCTACGCGCTGCTGCACCTGACCGGCTATGACCTGCCGATCGAGCAGCTCAAGGCCTTCCGCCAGCTGCACAGCAAGACCCCGGGCCACCCGGAAGTGGGCATCACCCCCGGCGTCGAAACCACCACCGGCCCGCTGGGCCAGGGCATCACCAACGCCGTCGGCCTGGCGCTGGCTGAAAAGCAGCTCGCCAAGGAATTCAACCGCGACGGCCACACCATCGTCGATCACCACACCTATGTGTTCATGGGTGACGGCTGCCTGATGGAAGGCATCAGCCATGAAGCCTGCTCCCTGGCCGGCGCCTGGAAGCTGAACAAGCTGATCGCGATCTACGACGACAACGGCATCTCCATCGACGGCCAGGTCGCCCCCTGGTTCGCCGACGACACCGCCAAGCGTTTCGAGGCCTACGGCTGGAACGTGGTCGGCCCGGTGGACGGCCATGACGTCGACGCCGTGGATGCCGCCATCGCGCTGGCCAAGACGAGCAAGGACAAGCCCAGCATCGTCATCGCCAAGACCCACATCGGCAAGGGCAGCCCGAACCGGGCCAACACCTCCAAGGCCCACGGCGAACCGCTGGGCGC
The Roseateles amylovorans genome window above contains:
- a CDS encoding YbdK family carboxylate-amine ligase, which gives rise to MSLEAFATSRPLTMGVELELQIVNRHDYDLMPGSKDLLRVMEGVALPGDVTPEITDSMIELCTNVCDSYDQVLEQLTITRDALVRSADKLNLGLSGGGTHPYQHWSKQRIFDKPRFQEISGLYGYLSKQFTVFGQHVHIGCEGPDQALRLLHGLSRYIPHLIALSASSPYVQGNDTGFHSARLNSVFAFPLSGRAPFVLTWDDFLIYFEKMTRTGVVRSMKDFYWDIRPKPEYGTIEVRVLDTPLTIEKASALAALIQCLARWISHDRPFELAEDDYLPYTFNRFQACRFGLDGTFVDPKSGEHRSLREDLNVTLHALEPHAVALRAEPALRYIREEMRWQGNDATWARGVFEKEQLLNELVRQQCERWAGRPI
- the darG gene encoding type II toxin-antitoxin system antitoxin DNA ADP-ribosyl glycohydrolase DarG gives rise to the protein MISYTQGNLLESGAEALVNTVNTVGVMGKGIALMFKERFARNYQLYSEACKSQEVEVGRMFVTEPAELGGPRWIVNFPTKQHWRSPSKLEWIDAGLDDLRDFLVTRQVKSIAVPPLGAGNGGLDWPTVRARIEAALGDLKDVQVTVYEPTSQYQNVAKRAGVETLTPARALVAEMVRRYSVLGMDCSLLEVQKLAWFLERHLKHLQLDNPLKFNFKAHRYGPYAMNLNKLLDSLDGSYLHSDKRIADADPANVIWFDDGRKAVVLAFLKSEVKHLLPALEATDQLIDGFQSPFGMELLASVDWLLSQEKTRPEVNVLLDALSDWPAENAAGAGARKRKLFDAEAVAYALDRLQRSSLYTT
- the murU gene encoding N-acetylmuramate alpha-1-phosphate uridylyltransferase MurU, with product MRAMILAAGRGERMRPLTDHTPKPLLKVRGKPLIEWHIEAFAAAGIHDIVINTAWLAEQFEATLGDGARFGVRLHYSHEGQRYGQALETGGGIATALDLLCADGDDCFWAVSADIFIPDFCFDASIAATFAASPQLAHLWFVPPQPRHPVGDFGIDPQGFATLDGELQVYSNIGLYRRAFFDGVPAGQHQRIRLSLDRAIRARAVTAELYEGAWANVGSPEQLGLLNHTS